A genomic segment from Sulfuritalea hydrogenivorans sk43H encodes:
- a CDS encoding class I SAM-dependent methyltransferase has product MSKVSDDYHDYVFKDGKLLGQFDDMYRHSREVPWHQDKTANQVFVDLDIAILKHFLPELGIRSICDLGCGLGYVAARLYAELSPLVAGLDVTGIDVSSEAAARARLLHPQLSFHGIDILRDDISPWQGRFDLLYVKDVLWYVALDAGQFFDRARELLKPGGAIYMLQSVPDRPSFVGSDIFPTTFSIAEFLSKDFESIYVSSTYEINSNRVVGNYEKDKYLRFLGRKASH; this is encoded by the coding sequence ATGAGCAAGGTCAGCGACGACTATCATGACTATGTCTTCAAGGACGGCAAACTGCTGGGGCAATTCGACGATATGTATCGTCATTCAAGGGAAGTGCCGTGGCATCAGGACAAGACGGCCAATCAGGTGTTCGTCGACCTGGACATTGCGATACTCAAGCACTTTCTGCCGGAGCTCGGCATCCGTTCGATCTGCGATCTGGGCTGTGGCCTCGGCTATGTTGCGGCCCGGCTTTATGCCGAACTTTCGCCGCTTGTTGCCGGGCTCGACGTGACGGGGATCGACGTCTCGTCGGAGGCCGCCGCGCGGGCCCGTTTGCTCCATCCACAACTGAGCTTTCACGGCATCGACATCCTGCGCGACGATATTTCCCCTTGGCAGGGAAGGTTCGATTTGCTCTACGTGAAGGACGTGCTGTGGTATGTGGCACTCGACGCCGGGCAGTTCTTCGACAGGGCCAGGGAATTGCTGAAACCGGGCGGCGCCATCTACATGCTGCAGTCCGTGCCGGACAGGCCGAGCTTCGTCGGATCGGACATCTTCCCGACGACGTTTTCGATCGCCGAGTTTCTTTCGAAGGATTTCGAAAGCATCTATGTGTCGTCGACCTATGAAATCAACTCGAATCGAGTCGTCGGCAACTACGAGAAGGACAAGTACCTGCGCTTCCTTGGGCGCAAGGCGTCACATTAA
- a CDS encoding carbamoyltransferase C-terminal domain-containing protein, with translation MNILSLYLNLPSSAALYTDGKVAAATHEERFTRLKNDEVFPRNAIGYCLDQAGIVPEELDAVAIASFVAPFDDLVVRRSQWTTEDYLKEQLLRWRPYLVDKSATLPSLTELFGERLTLDMYPATYWKENLNAPDRNQKYARDRERMVADFLNIPVAKVRRIEHHRCHAAYSYYASPWRGEKVLALTIDGLGDNLNATIGVFDEVGRYTRAFETNEANIGRIYRYMTLLLGMKPNEHEFKVMGLAPYGKAKHAQKALDVFKSTLFVDGIEFKWREKPTDSYFWFRERLEGVRFDNIAFALQTWVEDLLTEWVQNAVAKFGIGKVVIAGGVAMNIKAMGKIAALPGVENLFIGGSASDESMAISAGICLAEDLAREAGKPWDSRAVASLPHLYLGPSATPEQEAAVIAGLDSSKYQVSPSPTPMRIAELLRDGKILARCAGRMEFGQRSLGNRSILADPSDLRVKEKINAAVKSRDFWMPFAPVMMDKYVHRYLLNPKNLESPHMTIGFDTTAEGYEAMIAACHPADRTARAQILHRDTNPDLYSILEAFETLTGRGALLNTSFNLHGHPIVNTPAEAVFVLENSGLDGVILNDHLILKRVRA, from the coding sequence ATGAACATCCTATCCCTGTATCTCAATCTTCCCTCCAGCGCCGCCCTATACACCGACGGCAAAGTAGCGGCGGCGACCCACGAAGAGCGCTTCACCCGGCTCAAGAACGATGAAGTGTTTCCACGGAACGCAATTGGCTACTGCCTTGACCAAGCCGGAATCGTGCCGGAGGAACTCGACGCCGTAGCGATCGCGAGCTTTGTCGCGCCCTTTGATGATCTGGTCGTCAGGCGCAGCCAATGGACGACAGAGGACTACCTGAAAGAGCAACTCCTACGCTGGCGACCCTATCTGGTGGACAAGAGCGCCACCTTGCCGTCGTTAACAGAGCTCTTCGGCGAACGCCTTACGCTGGATATGTATCCCGCGACTTACTGGAAGGAGAACCTCAACGCTCCCGACAGGAATCAGAAATATGCGCGCGATCGTGAACGGATGGTTGCCGATTTCCTGAACATTCCTGTGGCGAAAGTGAGGCGTATAGAACATCACCGCTGCCATGCCGCATATTCCTATTACGCCTCGCCTTGGCGCGGCGAAAAGGTGCTTGCCCTGACCATCGACGGGCTGGGTGACAACCTGAACGCAACGATCGGGGTGTTTGACGAAGTCGGCAGGTACACGCGGGCTTTTGAAACCAACGAAGCCAACATCGGGCGTATCTACCGCTACATGACCCTGCTGCTCGGAATGAAGCCGAACGAGCATGAGTTCAAGGTGATGGGGCTGGCGCCCTACGGCAAGGCGAAGCACGCCCAGAAGGCGCTTGACGTCTTCAAGAGCACGCTCTTTGTGGACGGCATCGAATTCAAGTGGCGGGAGAAGCCGACCGACAGCTATTTCTGGTTCAGGGAGCGGCTGGAAGGGGTGCGCTTCGACAACATCGCCTTTGCCCTGCAAACCTGGGTCGAGGACTTGCTGACCGAGTGGGTGCAGAACGCTGTCGCCAAATTCGGCATCGGCAAGGTGGTGATCGCCGGCGGGGTGGCGATGAACATCAAGGCGATGGGCAAGATCGCGGCCCTACCCGGCGTCGAGAACCTGTTCATCGGCGGCTCGGCAAGCGACGAATCCATGGCCATCAGCGCCGGCATCTGCCTCGCGGAAGACTTGGCGCGCGAGGCGGGAAAGCCGTGGGATTCTCGCGCCGTAGCGTCCCTGCCGCACCTGTACCTTGGCCCGTCAGCCACGCCGGAGCAGGAGGCTGCAGTAATCGCCGGGCTCGATTCCTCGAAGTACCAGGTGTCACCTTCGCCCACACCCATGCGGATCGCGGAACTGCTCCGCGACGGCAAGATACTCGCCCGCTGCGCCGGGCGCATGGAATTCGGCCAGCGCTCGCTGGGCAATCGGTCGATACTGGCCGACCCGAGCGACCTCAGGGTGAAGGAGAAAATCAACGCCGCGGTCAAGAGTCGCGATTTCTGGATGCCCTTCGCCCCTGTGATGATGGACAAGTACGTTCATCGCTACCTGTTGAATCCGAAGAACCTCGAATCGCCCCACATGACCATCGGCTTCGACACCACCGCCGAAGGCTACGAGGCCATGATCGCAGCCTGTCATCCAGCCGACCGGACGGCCCGCGCCCAGATCCTGCATCGGGATACCAACCCCGACCTCTACTCCATTCTCGAAGCCTTCGAAACGCTGACGGGACGCGGCGCGTTGTTGAACACCAGTTTCAATCTGCACGGACATCCCATCGTCAACACGCCTGCCGAGGCCGTATTCGTGCTCGAGAACAGCGGTCTCGATGGTGTAATCCTGAATGACCATCTGATCCTGAAGAGAGTTCGAGCATGA
- a CDS encoding methyltransferase domain-containing protein: protein MLTRLWRYHSLYFLKPHDAVNDTLTSSLLHRLDWSGPVVEIGSGDGVFSYVMHGGSFPLRFDRYLLTDLSKQDIYDSHRADVLQPAVSLSSPDITLAIDAKESHVQKIREIGFAKNCQVAAYEKLPLSSASVPKVFYYTPHGLNDHEAAIREAARVLVPGGSMLILLYDAKFKPSFICHRLAQAFPGMFGAYFSRMDNGRYDEITRLAKSPEEWERFFPRHGFEIKARHSGLSAFAWKVYDIQTRPLLKPLIRFFGFLPGQLRTFAKFLWMSICYPYLVVFYLLFSNEYFRIDGMNCYLAYQVRKV, encoded by the coding sequence GTGCTTACCCGGCTGTGGCGCTATCACAGCCTATATTTTCTGAAACCCCACGACGCGGTCAACGACACGCTGACGTCCAGCCTTCTCCACCGTCTCGATTGGTCCGGGCCGGTGGTGGAGATCGGGTCGGGCGATGGCGTGTTCAGCTACGTAATGCACGGCGGATCCTTTCCGCTCCGGTTCGATCGCTACCTGCTGACCGATCTTTCCAAGCAGGACATTTATGACAGCCACCGGGCCGACGTGTTGCAGCCCGCAGTTTCCTTGAGCAGCCCGGATATCACGCTGGCGATCGATGCCAAGGAATCCCATGTGCAGAAAATCAGGGAAATCGGTTTCGCCAAGAACTGCCAGGTGGCGGCTTACGAGAAACTTCCGCTGTCGTCGGCCTCGGTGCCGAAGGTTTTCTACTACACCCCTCACGGGCTGAACGACCACGAAGCGGCGATTCGCGAAGCCGCGCGCGTCCTGGTGCCCGGCGGATCCATGCTGATTCTGCTGTACGACGCCAAGTTCAAGCCGTCGTTCATCTGCCACCGTCTCGCGCAGGCCTTTCCCGGGATGTTTGGCGCCTATTTTTCCCGGATGGACAATGGCCGCTACGACGAAATCACCCGGCTCGCAAAATCGCCCGAGGAATGGGAGCGATTTTTCCCGCGCCATGGATTTGAAATCAAGGCACGACATTCCGGGTTGAGTGCTTTCGCATGGAAGGTCTATGACATCCAGACCCGACCGCTTCTCAAGCCACTAATTAGGTTTTTCGGCTTCCTTCCGGGGCAGCTCAGAACCTTCGCTAAATTCCTGTGGATGAGCATTTGCTACCCCTACCTCGTAGTTTTCTACCTGCTGTTTTCGAACGAGTATTTTCGGATCGACGGGATGAACTGCTACTTGGCCTACCAGGTAAGAAAGGTTTGA
- a CDS encoding class I SAM-dependent methyltransferase gives MSKEFKQEVLTAFQKVSPSKIGIESKDELAKYQQSQFNLFFHKLKFPPELFHGKKVIDFGCGTGEMDIVLANWGANVEGFDFNDISIARANDLREQFGLSSQTVFSVGDIDAYPFQSGAYDISASFGVIAHVPDQENMLRRMADASRKGGFVILGYIEDSGLIQRLLHRAIVLANSDKSDAEVFRIAKACFAEHIERSVKYGGRTADSVINDYLVNPHYIGISTQKLLSWTSRFGLEYYSGWPNVDLPFVVDSPYFKLIPKDSPVYELYFSMLRLRWLYAQDEDSAVFGELTERLPKVGNDIESLFQGLNEILQARDSSDQTFGAVRNKLKDVERGVATLVGEVSGYINQHLTDLNGELLRVLEMIVLKARENRDFDLSQVGGKLFRGYNGLGTSYVVFHKSL, from the coding sequence ATGAGTAAGGAATTCAAACAAGAGGTACTGACCGCATTTCAGAAAGTCAGCCCCTCCAAAATAGGCATTGAGTCTAAGGATGAACTCGCCAAGTACCAGCAAAGCCAGTTCAACCTTTTCTTTCACAAGCTGAAATTCCCTCCGGAGCTGTTTCACGGGAAGAAGGTCATCGATTTCGGCTGCGGCACCGGCGAAATGGACATTGTCCTTGCCAACTGGGGCGCAAACGTCGAGGGCTTCGACTTCAACGATATATCGATTGCGCGGGCGAACGACCTGAGGGAGCAGTTTGGGCTATCTTCCCAAACTGTTTTTTCGGTCGGCGACATCGACGCCTATCCATTTCAATCCGGGGCCTACGACATCTCGGCGAGTTTCGGCGTCATTGCGCACGTGCCGGACCAGGAAAACATGCTGCGCCGGATGGCCGACGCCAGCCGCAAAGGGGGTTTTGTCATCCTTGGCTACATCGAGGACTCGGGCCTGATCCAGCGCCTGCTGCATCGTGCGATCGTACTGGCCAACTCGGACAAGTCGGACGCGGAAGTGTTTCGCATCGCGAAGGCCTGCTTTGCTGAGCACATCGAACGGTCGGTGAAGTATGGCGGCCGCACTGCCGACAGCGTCATCAATGATTATCTGGTCAATCCTCACTACATCGGGATATCCACCCAGAAGCTGCTTTCGTGGACGTCGCGCTTCGGCCTTGAATATTATTCCGGCTGGCCGAACGTCGACCTGCCATTCGTTGTGGATTCTCCCTACTTCAAGCTGATTCCCAAGGATTCGCCAGTCTATGAACTGTATTTTTCAATGCTGCGATTGCGGTGGCTTTATGCACAAGACGAAGATTCTGCCGTCTTTGGCGAACTGACCGAGCGACTGCCGAAAGTCGGCAATGATATTGAATCGCTGTTCCAGGGCCTCAACGAGATACTTCAGGCCCGCGACTCGAGCGATCAAACTTTTGGTGCGGTTCGGAACAAGCTCAAGGATGTCGAACGCGGCGTAGCCACTCTGGTTGGCGAGGTATCGGGCTACATCAATCAACACTTGACTGACCTGAATGGCGAGCTGCTCAGGGTGCTGGAAATGATCGTGCTCAAGGCTCGGGAAAACCGGGACTTCGATTTGAGCCAGGTCGGCGGGAAGCTGTTCAGGGGGTACAACGGACTGGGCACGAGCTACGTGGTATTCCACAAATCATTGTGA